The Shewanella halotolerans region GGAAATTTTCTTCCTCGGTTTTAATTACAGCGCCGATGAGGCCTTCGACATGGGCATGGTCAATCGCGCCATCCCCCATGCTGAGTTGGAAACCGAGGCGCTGAGATGGGCCAAAGAGATCAACTCTAAGTCGCCTACGGCCATGCGTATGTTGAAGTACGGCTTTAACCTGCCGGACGATGGCTTGGTGGGTCAGCAACTGTTTGCCGGTGAGGCGACACGCCTGGCCTATGGTACCGACGAGGCGGTAGAAGGACGTGATGCCTTCCTGGAAAAACGGGATCAGGATTTCTCTAAGTTCCCTTGGCATTACTAGTCTCTACGTACCACTAAAATCACACCAGCCGCCCCAGAGTGCCAGTTAAGGTATCTGTCACTCTGGGCATTTTTCTCGACTCGCTCATCTTTATTAATCGTCTTACTGCATTAAGCCAATCGCACTCTCCGACTTTACAACTTAAATGATAATAATTATCATTTAACTAAATCTAAGAGGAGACGCATCATGGCTAAGACATTCACCTTTGCAGTACTACACTTCGGTGTCGCATTCGGAATCACCTACCTGTTAACCGGTAGCATAGTGATAGGTGGCGCCGTGGCACTCATAGAACCGGCGATCAACACTGTCGTGTTCTACTTCCACGATAAGGTGTGGCAACGCATAGAGAAGCGCTCCCAGCCGCTGTTAGCCTAATTCACAACTAATTACCGCCAACAGTAGCTTTTAACGCTTAAAAGCAGACCATGTTTAGATTAATAATTGAAAAATAACTAATTTAACAGACGATAATTTTAAACAAAATCAAATTATCTGTACCCTTTGTAGGCGACATCTGCTATAAGTCGGATTCGATATTTTGCCGTTATCAACTTACAAAGGATTGTTATGAAAGCTCTTCTTGCCGCAGCTTGCCTGCTCGTTACACCTCTCTCTTTCGCGTCGGATTACCATCACGCCCTATCGGTCGGTGCGGGGATAGGTTATACCAGTATTTCATCAGATGATCATGTCTCCGATAATATTCCACTTCACTATGATCTTGCCTATCGCTACCAATTTTCCTCCGAATGGGGCCTAGAAGTGGGCTACCAGGATGTATTTGTCAACAATATTATTATCATTGGTAATCAAATGGATGATGTCGACAGCTTCCGAGCGGCAGCCCTGTATACACTCCCCTTGTCTCAGCGAAACAGTCTGGTATTTAAACTGGGCGCCAACCAATATCGACTAAAATTTACTGATACCGACGACAACGGCCGCAAATATACAGATGATGGTACTGGCCTGCTGGCAGGACTAGGTTGGCGGATGGAGTTTGCGTCGGGCATGGATCTCGGTCTCACCTATCACTATCAAGCGATGGATTTACTCGATACCCATACCTTTACTTTCGCCCTCGGTTATCGATTCTAAATCACCCGATAAAAAATAGGGCAAACCTGACAATAGCGTTTGCCCTACTATTTATACTAAATCCCTCTATCAGACCTTATTCAACTCCTTTATTCACCCTTTTCATTCGACGACTATCACACCTTTGTACATCTGCATCTGGCAGTGGAATGCATACTCTCCGGGTGTCATGGCCGGAATATTAATAACCGTAGGCTTATCCAATGCCAGCTCCTCACTGATCTCCAGCGCTGGCAACTGTAGTATCGCCGAACAGGCTGACTTATCCTGCCTTAGAAAGGTAAGTGATGTCGCCTGCCCCGAGGGGATCTTGACACGCGACGGCGTATAGACCCCGTCTTTGACCACTATCTCTATGCCTTCTTGACTCACGGGCGCCTCGGGCGAGTAGAGCCAAAACCACCAGACGATAAAACCGATAAGGGCGAGACAGAACAGATTGATAAATAACATACCAGCCTCCTAATGCGCTTTGGCTTTAAACAGACGCAGACGATTGGCGTTGCTCACCACGGTTAGCGATGAGAAGGCCATGGCCGCACCGGCAATCACAGGGTTAAGCAGTAAGCCAAACATGGGGTAGAGGATGCCGGCGGCAATGGGAATACCCGCGGCGTTGTAGACGAAGGCGCCAAACAGATTCTGCTTGATATTTCTCAGCGTTGCCTTGCTGACCGCAATCGCATCGGCCAAGCCGTGCAAGGAGCCACGCATCAGGGTGATGTCGGCACTCTCAATAGCCACATCCGTACCTGTGCCTATGGCAAAGCCCACGTTAGCCAGTGCCAGCGCCGGGGCATCGTTGATACCATCTCCCGTCATGCCCACCACCTCACCATCTTTCTGCAACTCGGCGACCTTACTGGCCTTATCTTGGGGCATCACCTCTGCAAAAAACGTCTCTATGCCGACCTTAGCGGCCACCGCCTTGGCCGTGGCCTGATTATCTCCGGTTAACATCACCACCTTAATGCCATTGTGCTTGAGCCGTGCGATCGCCTCGGCCGAGTCAGGCTTGATAGGGTCTGCCACCGCTATGATGGCAATAAGCTCATTGTCTCTCGCCAGATACATGGGCGTCTTAGCCTCCGCCGCCAGCTGCTGCGCCTTGGCTTGATAAGCCTGAATATCCACCTCATAGTCCTGCATCAACGCCTGGTTACCAAACAGCAGCGACTGACCATTCAATTGAGCCTGTACGCCACGACCCGAAATGGCGGTAAATGCCTCGACATCCTCAAGCTCAATTTCACGACGAGTCGCCGACTCGACGATCGCCTCGGCCAGGGGATGCTCAGAGTGTCGCTCAATGCCGGCGGCCAGGGCTAGTACCTCACTCTCGCCAATGGAAGCAGCCTGAGTAACCACCACATCTGTGACCTGAGGTGAGCCCTGGGTAATAGTGCCCGTCTTATCCAGTACCATGACACTGATCTTAGAGGCAGTTTGTAGCGCCTCGCCGTTACGGATCAACACCCCAGACTCGGCAGCCTTGCCCACACCCACCATGACAGACATAGGCGTGGCCAGCCCCAGGGCACAGGGGCAGGCGATGATCAACACAGTCGTGGCCGAGACGATGGCAAACACCATGGAAGGTTCGGGGCCAAAGTTAAACCACACCATGGCGCTAACGATGGCGATGATCATGATGGCCGGTACGAAATAGCTGGCGATTACATCTGCAAGCCGACCGATAGGCAGCTTAGAGTTTTGCGCCCGCTTCACCATGGCGATAATTCTGGCCAGGGCAGTGTCTTTACCCACTCGGGTCGCGCTAAAGACGATGGAACCGGACTTGTTTAAGGTCCCCGTGACAACCTCGCTGTCGATCGCCTTCTCAACCGGCATAGGCTCGCCGGTCAACATAGACTCATCCACCATGGTGGCGCCCTCGATGACCACACCATCGACGGGGATCTTCTCGCCGGGGCGCACCCGAACCTTGTCACCTTGCAGCACCTGAGCAATGTCGATATCCAGCTCTTTACCATCGCGTATCACCCGTGCCGTCTTGGCCTGTAAGCCGATCAGACGCTTAATCGCCTCTGAGGTCTTGCCCCTGGCCTTGACCTCTAATGCCAATCCCAGGTTGATCAAACCTA contains the following coding sequences:
- a CDS encoding DUF2061 domain-containing protein gives rise to the protein MAKTFTFAVLHFGVAFGITYLLTGSIVIGGAVALIEPAINTVVFYFHDKVWQRIEKRSQPLLA
- a CDS encoding porin family protein; the encoded protein is MKALLAAACLLVTPLSFASDYHHALSVGAGIGYTSISSDDHVSDNIPLHYDLAYRYQFSSEWGLEVGYQDVFVNNIIIIGNQMDDVDSFRAAALYTLPLSQRNSLVFKLGANQYRLKFTDTDDNGRKYTDDGTGLLAGLGWRMEFASGMDLGLTYHYQAMDLLDTHTFTFALGYRF
- a CDS encoding cupredoxin domain-containing protein, whose protein sequence is MLFINLFCLALIGFIVWWFWLYSPEAPVSQEGIEIVVKDGVYTPSRVKIPSGQATSLTFLRQDKSACSAILQLPALEISEELALDKPTVINIPAMTPGEYAFHCQMQMYKGVIVVE
- a CDS encoding heavy metal translocating P-type ATPase; translated protein: MDTNRVQLNIIGAGCASCVGKIEKALKSVPGVDSVEMNFAERIVDVSGSATPQQLIAAVEAAGYNATQLQAEAGNDAMDEKEQADLDYYRSLLRHTFIALSVGIPLMIYGLFIGEMTVTTTTEQLAWGLVGLVTLSIMLLSGKHFYVGAWKSFVHHNANMDTLIALGTGTAWLYSMLVVAFPTLLPEMARHVYFEATAMIIGLINLGLALEVKARGKTSEAIKRLIGLQAKTARVIRDGKELDIDIAQVLQGDKVRVRPGEKIPVDGVVIEGATMVDESMLTGEPMPVEKAIDSEVVTGTLNKSGSIVFSATRVGKDTALARIIAMVKRAQNSKLPIGRLADVIASYFVPAIMIIAIVSAMVWFNFGPEPSMVFAIVSATTVLIIACPCALGLATPMSVMVGVGKAAESGVLIRNGEALQTASKISVMVLDKTGTITQGSPQVTDVVVTQAASIGESEVLALAAGIERHSEHPLAEAIVESATRREIELEDVEAFTAISGRGVQAQLNGQSLLFGNQALMQDYEVDIQAYQAKAQQLAAEAKTPMYLARDNELIAIIAVADPIKPDSAEAIARLKHNGIKVVMLTGDNQATAKAVAAKVGIETFFAEVMPQDKASKVAELQKDGEVVGMTGDGINDAPALALANVGFAIGTGTDVAIESADITLMRGSLHGLADAIAVSKATLRNIKQNLFGAFVYNAAGIPIAAGILYPMFGLLLNPVIAGAAMAFSSLTVVSNANRLRLFKAKAH